The Amycolatopsis sp. DG1A-15b genome contains the following window.
TGACCAAGGTCAGCCGCGCGACGGGTGGCGAAGGGAGCAGTGCCTGGGCGCCGGAACCGGTGGGGGTGGCAAAGCCGCCCTTCTGATCCCCATCCGTTCGCGGCCGGCCTCCGAACGCCTGTCGAGGAGGCTTCGACCCGTGCTGGATCGCCTGCGGTGAAGATGAGGGGACGCTCCGGCCGGACCCGCTGTCGAAATCCCGCCCACCGATTCGACGCAGGGGTAGCGGCCGAACCACGAGCGGGAGGGACCGACATGAACAGGAACGAGAAGACCGGCTCGCCGGCAGCGCACCCCGTGGTCAACCACCGGATGCGGGCGATGCTCCGAGCAGTCGGCGCGGGCCGCGGCCGGGTGTCCTGCAGCAGCGAACCGGACCTGTTCATCGACGGCCTGTCGTGCGGCGACCAGTTCGCGGCCCACGCGCTGGCCCACCAGGGCCTGGTCCGCGCGGCCCGCCCCGGCCGCTCGGGCGAGCTCGTCCCGGCGGTCCTGACACCCGCCGGCCAAGCCCTCCTGGACCCCGAGCAGAGATCGGCCGCCTGACCCGGCGACCGGCGGATGTTTGACAACTCGATAGAGAAGCCTCACCGCCGCGGAGACGGCCGGGGCCTTGCCGCTGCGGGGAAATCCCCGGAGCGGAGACACGAACGGCGGCGGTCCGGACGCTCGCCGAACCGCCGCCGCCGGTCTGTGCCTACTGGCCCTGCTGCGGGAATTGACCCTGCGGCGCCTGCGGCCCCGGCTGCGGGAACCCCTGCGGCTGGGACGGGTGCTGCGGGAACCCGGCCTGCGGAGCACCACCCTGCGAAGGGTGCGGCGGGTACCCCGGCGCCGCCTGCTGCCGGGCCTGGCCCTGTTCCTCCTGGGCCTGCAGCCGGAGTGCGTCCTCCTTCGGGATGCGGTTCTCGATCCCGCAGAACGTGCACTGCGCCGTGTACTTGACGCTGATCGGGAACAGCGGGATGAAGAACAGCGTGAACTTCGTGACCGCCTTGCGCACCGCGTGCGAAGCCGGGTTACCGCACCGGCCGCACAAGAACGTCGTCATCGCCAGCACGTAGATGCGCGTACGCCAGCCCCAGATCAGCATCGGTCTTCTCTCTTCCGTTTCTTCTTTCGCCGCGCAGCCTCGCACACCGTTGCCGGTTCCCGGGGCGGTTTTGCCGATCCCGTCCGGACCGACATCCGGCGAACCGGACATACAGCCCGTACCGCAACGCGGGAGGCCGCGGGACCAGGGCCTGTATCGAAGTCGGTCAGAGCCATTCGTTGATCGCGGCGATGTGGACGGTGGCTTCGTAACGGCGGTGAGCTGGTCGTAGCGAGTGGCCACGGCGCACCGGTCCGGACACGCCACCCCCAGCTCACCTGCTGGAGGCGACTTCGATACAGGCCCTAGATTGGGATCATGCCAAGCGACTTCGTCCTGAAGACGATGAACACCGTGCACCGCGGCTTGATCAAGCTCACCGGCGGGCGGGTGGGCTGGCAGGTCGCCATGCCCGTCCTGGAGCTCACCACCGTCGGCCGCAAGAGCGGGCAGCCGCGGTCGGTGCTGCTCACCTCGCCCCACCAGGAGGGTGACGCGGTGGTCGTCGTGGCGTCGCGGGGCGGCGACGACACGCATCCCGCGTGGTTCCTCAACCTGCGCGACAACCCCGACGTCGAGGTCTCGCTGAAGGGCGGCCCGAAGCGGCCGATGCGCGCCCGCGTGGCCCGCGCGGAAGAGCGCGCCCGGCTGTGGCCGAAGATCACCGCCGACTTCAAGAACTACGCGCAGTACCAGACGAAGACCGAGCGCGAGATCCCGCTCGTCTTCCTCGAACCGCGGTAGCTCACGATCGCGCCGCCAGGTACGCCGGATCGGCGGCGGGGATCGGCTGGTCGGGGACCCCGGCCAGCAGCCGGTTCATGGCGTGGAAGTACGGCGGCGCGGCGACCGTGCCGCCGAACGCGCCGTGGCCGCAGTCGCCGAGGTGCACCGGCGTGCCCGGGCAGATCTCCCGCGGGTGCGGCCCGTCGGCGAACACCATGGACGACACCGCGTAGCCGTCGACACCGCCGACGAACGCGACCGACTCGCTCAGCTGCGTCGTACCCGTCTTGCCGATGTCGGGCCGGGTCCAGCCGGCCGCGCGGGCCGCTTCGGCGGACGTGCCGCTCGTGGTGTCCTTGCTCAGCCCCGCTTCCAGGGTGTCCGCCACGCCCTCGGGGATGACCCGCTCGCACGCCTGCTGCGCGACCGGCACGGCGTTGCCGTTCCGGTCGGTCACCGACAGGATCGGGTTCGGCGGGCACCACACGCCGCCGCTCATCAGCGTCGCCGAGACGTTGGCCATCTCCAGCGGGCTCACCGGGCTGTTGCCCAGGGTGAACGACAGCAGGTTCCGGAAGTACTGCGACTGCGGCTCGCTGTACTGCGGGTTACCGGACTTCGGGTCCGGCGTGCGGCCGGCGTCGTTGGTCGCGAGGGTGGTGCGCAGCCCGAGCTTGTAGGCCATGTCGAGCACGGCGGGCATCCCGACCTGGCTCTCGAGCCCGACGAACGCGACGTTCGGCGATGTCGCCAGCCCGTCGGCGAGGGTGATCGGGTCCGCGTAGTGGCCGTCGTTGTGGACGGTGTAGCAGGACGAATGCGCGTCCGGCACCGGGAAGCACTGGCTGTCCGGGTTGGGCAGCGGGGTGTCGAGGCCCGCCTGGCCGGTGACGAGGGCCGCGGCCGAGGTGAAGATCTTGAACGACGAGCCCGCCCCGAACTCGTTGCTCGCGTCCGCGACGATGTCGGTCGACGTCTCGCCCCGCGCCGGATCGGTGCCGTAGTTGCGGTTCGCGACCATGGCCAGCACCTGGTGCCCGTCCTGGCCCGGCCGGACGACGGCGAAGGTGTTGGCCACGCCGTCCTGGGTGGTCGGCACGTTCGCGTCGACGGCGTCCTTGGTCACCTGCGAGACGCGCGGGTCGAGGGTGGTCTTGATCGTGTACCCGCCGGTGGCCAGCCCGTCGGCGGTGAACCCGGCGTGCACCAGGTAGCTTTCCGCGTAGGCGCAGAAGAACCCGGCGTCCGGCGCCGCGCCGAGGCACGTGCCGGACGGCGTGACCGGGCCGTTCGGCAGCAGCCCGAGCGGGGCCGCCTTCGCCGTCGCCGCGTACGAGGCCGGGATGGAGCCGTTGGTGACCATGTCGTCGATGACCAGGTTGCGGCGCTGCAGCGCCTTGTCCGGGTGGGTGTAGGGGTTGTAGACGCCGGGGTTGTTCACCATTCCGGCGAGCAGGGCCGCCTGGGGCACGGTCAGTTTGTCCGCGGTCGTCCCGAAATACGCCTCGGCCGCCGCGCCGACCCCGTAGACGGTTCCGCTGAATTCGACCACATTGAGGTAATTCGCCAGAATGTCGTCCTTGCTCATGGTGTCGTTGAGCTGGACGGCCATTTTCGCCTCCCGCAGCTTGCGGGCGATCGAGTCCTCGCGGTCGGCCTGCTGGGCCGCGGGGTCGTTCCGGTCGACGACGTTGATGAGGAAGTTCTTGACGTCCTGCTGCGTGATCGTCGACGCACCCTGCAGTGCGCCGCCGCTGCTGTCGTTGACCGCCGCGCGGAGCATGCCTTGCAGGTCGACGCCGCCTTCGGTGTAGAACCGGCGGTCCTCGACGGCGATGATCGCGGCCTTCATCGTGGTCGCGATCCCGGCCGCGGTGACCGGGAGGCGGTACTGCGCGTAGAGCGTCGCGATGGGGGTGCCGTCGCGGTCGGTCACCGTCGTGGTCAGCGGCAGATCGGCCGCGGCGAGCCGGGCGGAAATGGCGTCCACCGAATCGCTGACCTGATTGGACAGCAGGCCCGCCCCGATGGCGGCGGGCGCCACCGTCCCGGCCGCCAGAATCCCGGCGAGCACGCACAACCCGGCAAAAGGGACCACGCCCCCGCGACGTTTCACGAATTCGACATTAGGCATCGGGTGATAAAGCTTCCGTTCGGTGAGACAAGTGCCTCACCGGGCCAACCTGCCGAGCAGTGCCGAGGCGACCGAAACGGCCGCCGCCGTCGCCACCGCCAGCACGGCGAAGTCGGTCCCGAGGTGGGCGGGGGTCCCGATGAGCAGGCCGCGCAGCGCGTCGACCTGGTAGCTCAGCGGGTTGACGTGGCTGAGCACCTTCAGCCACGAGGGCATCAGGTCCACCGGGTACAGCGCGTTCGAGCCGAAGAACAGCGGCATCGTGATCGCCTGCCCGATGCCCATCAGCCGTTCCCGCGAGAGCACGATCCCGGCGATCACGATGGACAGGCAGCAGAAGAACGCCGAACCGAGCACGAGGACGACGGCCATCGCGAGCAGCTTCAGCGGGTTCGCGGTCAGCCCGACGCCGAGGATCGCCGCCAGGATCAGCACCATCAGCGCCTGGACGAGCGCGCGGACCCCGGCGGCGAAGGCCTTGCCCGCGACGAGCGCCGCGCGCGGGGTCGGGGTGACCAGGAGCTTGGCGAGCACGCCCGCGTCCCGCTCCCAGATGATCTGGATGCCGTAGAAGATCGCGATGAACAGCGCCGACTGGGCCAGGATGCCCGGTGCCAGGAAGTCGAGGTACGGCGTCGAGCCGGTCGGGATCGCGCGCAGCCGGGTGAACGTCTCCCCGAAGATCAGCAGCCACAGCGCGGGCTGGATCGCCCTGGTGAGCAGTTCGGTCTGATCGCGACGCAGTTTCTGCAGCTCCACCAGGCACATCGCGCCGACGCGGGCGCCGAGCACGCGCAGCCGGCGCAACGGGCCGGGGTCAGCCGAGGCGGCGGGCGGTACGGCGAGTGGCACGGACACCGCGGATCCCTCCTTCTTCGTGGTCGATCCGGTTCCCGGTCACCGCCCGGAACACATCGTCCAAAGTGGCCTCCGGGCCGAGGTCGGCCTCCAGCTCGGCGGGTGTGCCCAGCGCGCGGATCCGGCCGGCGTCCATCAGGGCGACGCGGTCGCAGTACTGCTCGGCCTCGTCCATGTAGTGCGTGGTGACGAGCACCGTCATGCCGGTCGCCTCGCGGATGGAGGCGATGCGGTCCCACACCGATGACCGCGCGACCGGGTCGAGCCCGATCGTCGGCTCGTCGAGGATGAGCAGCCGCGGCGAGCTCACCAGGGCCTGGGCGAGCTCGAGCCGGCGGATCATGCCGCCGGAGTACGTCTTGGCCGTGCGGTCGGCGTCGCCCGCCAGCCCGACCAGGTCCAGGGCGAGCCGCACCTGCTCGGCCCGCCCGCGGCGGGGCACGTCGAAGAGCCGCGCGAAGAGGGCGACGTTCTCGCGGCCGGTCAGCGCGCTGTCGGCGGACAGCTGTTGCGGGACGTAGCCGATCAGCCGTCGCACGGCCATCCGGCGGCGCGCGACGTCGACGCCGAAGACCGTGATGCGGTCCGGGGTGGCCGGCAGCAGCGTGGTGATCATCCGGAGGGTGGTCGTCTTGCCGGCGCCGTTCGGGCCGAGCAGGCCGAACACCTCACCCGGGTGGATTTCGAGGTCGACGCCGTCGACCGCGCGAGTCGCGCCGAACGAGTGACTCAGGCCGGTGCAGCGCACCGCCGCGGGTTCGGTCATGGCTGCTCCTTCAGGATGCCCATGAGTCTCTCCAGTGCCGGCAACGCCTGCCCGATCGCCGCGGTGTCCTCTTCGGACAGTTTCGCGAGGGCGTCGGCGACGAGCCCGGTGCGGGCGCGGCGCCAGGCCGCCATCCGGTCGGCGGCCGCGGCGGTGACCTCCAGCCGGGCCGCGCGCCGGTCGGCGGGATCGGCTTCGCGGCGCAGCAGGCCGGCGTCGGCGAGCTGGTTCACCAGCGTGCTGACCGAGTTGTTCGCCAGGTGCAGTTCGCGTGCGGCCGCGGCGACGCCGATGCCGGGGTGGTCGGCCACCACGCGCAGGAGCTCGGCCTGGGCGCCCGGCAGCGGCATGCCCGGCACGTCGGCGCGCACCCGGCGGCGCACCACCCGGCGGATCCCCTGGACGGCTCCCAGCAGCCGGTCGGCGAGTTCGGTCACGCTCCCGACGGTAGCTCTGACCCAGATCTATTAGCAACGCTAAATGTCTGGTTGGCGAGGAATGCGGCGAATCAGCCGCGCGCGGCTTCGGCGAGGGCCAGGTCGAGCAAGCCGGGGAAGCGGGTGTCGAACTCCTCGCGGCGCAGCGCGTTCAGCCGTTGCGTTCCGCAGTCCCACTGCCGGAGCAGCCCGGCCGCGCGGAGGATTTTGAAGTGCCGGGACGCGGCGGGCTTGCTGACCGGTGGCATGATCGCGCCGCACGGCCGGCCGGGTTCCCGGGCGAGGGCGGCGACCATGGCCAGCCGGTGCGGGTCGCGCAGGGCTTCCAAGGCCGCACTGAAGGAGACGTCCTCGAGGGCCGGGTGGTCCAGGGGGGTCGCGGTGCGGCTGGCCATGTTCCCCAGTATCCCCGGTTGCCCGGACGCGCGGCGCTGTGCCGATGCCCGAGCCGCGGCGCGGCGAGGTGCTCGTCCGGGTGCGGGCCGTGTCGCTGAACTACCGAGATCTGCTCATCCTGAACGGCGACCACATCGCCACCGGCGCCGAGGACCTGATCCCGGTGTCGGACGCCGCCGGCGAGGTCGTGGCGGTGGGGGAGGAGGTCACGCGCTTCGCCGGGGGAGACCGGGTGATCAACGCCTTCCACCCGGACTGGATCGCCGGGCGGATGCCGGCCACCCTGATCGGGTACGGCAACGGCCGGGACGGCTGGCTCGCCGAATACCGCGCCGTCCCGGAGCACGCGCTCGTCGCACTGCCGGATTCGCTGACCTTCGCGCAGGGCGCGACGTTGCCGTGTGCCGCGGTCACGGCGTGGAGGTCACTCGACGGTGTGCGCCCGGGCGACGTCGTGCTGACCCTCGGCACCGGCGGCGTCTCCCTGTTCGCCGTGCAACTGGCGAAGGCGCGCGGGGCGCGGGTCGTCGCGACGACGTCGAGTGCGGACAAGGCGGCCAAGCTGGCCGGGCTCGGCGCGGACACGGTGATCGACTACGTGGCCACGCCGGAATGGGGCAAGGCGGTGCTCGACGCCACCGGCGGGCGGGGTGCGGACCGGATCGTCGAGGTCGGCGGCCCGGGCACGTTCGCGCAGTCACTGGTCGCGGCCGGGACGCACCACGCCGAGATCGCGCTCGTCGGGTTCGTCGGCCGCAGTGGGCCTCCGGTCGACTTCATGGACCTCTTCCGCAGCGGGGCGACCGTGCGGAAGATCTGGGTCGGCAGCCGCGAGGACACCGAAGACCTGCTCCGGTGGCTCGACGTGCGGCCCCTCGAGCCGGTCATCGACAGCGTTCACTCGTTCGAGGACGCCGGAGCGGCTTTCGAGCGGTTCGCGAGCCGGGAGAACTTCGGCAAGGTGGTGATCGCCACCGCGTGAGGCGAGAGGAATACCGCTGATCGGTGGAACTCACCCGGAGTGACCGTTCGGCGGCGGGCCGGTACCGTTCGCCGTGTCGCGGCGGAGTTCCGGTCCGGAACGGGCCGCGCGAGCGCATGCTGTCCTTTCCGGTCCCGCGTCCCCGCACCTGACGTCCATAGTGGACATTGCCAGTGCGCCCGGTCCGGCGGCCTCCGAAATGAGGATAGGAACGTTCGTCGTGACCCTGCTGGACAGCAAGCTCGTCCGGTGCTGGACCTCCCGCCCGCACCTGCAGTCCCTCTACACCCTCGCCGCGGCCGCCCCGC
Protein-coding sequences here:
- a CDS encoding helix-turn-helix domain-containing protein; this translates as MASRTATPLDHPALEDVSFSAALEALRDPHRLAMVAALAREPGRPCGAIMPPVSKPAASRHFKILRAAGLLRQWDCGTQRLNALRREEFDTRFPGLLDLALAEAARG
- a CDS encoding nitroreductase/quinone reductase family protein, with the protein product MPSDFVLKTMNTVHRGLIKLTGGRVGWQVAMPVLELTTVGRKSGQPRSVLLTSPHQEGDAVVVVASRGGDDTHPAWFLNLRDNPDVEVSLKGGPKRPMRARVARAEERARLWPKITADFKNYAQYQTKTEREIPLVFLEPR
- a CDS encoding ATP-binding cassette domain-containing protein, which encodes MTEPAAVRCTGLSHSFGATRAVDGVDLEIHPGEVFGLLGPNGAGKTTTLRMITTLLPATPDRITVFGVDVARRRMAVRRLIGYVPQQLSADSALTGRENVALFARLFDVPRRGRAEQVRLALDLVGLAGDADRTAKTYSGGMIRRLELAQALVSSPRLLILDEPTIGLDPVARSSVWDRIASIREATGMTVLVTTHYMDEAEQYCDRVALMDAGRIRALGTPAELEADLGPEATLDDVFRAVTGNRIDHEEGGIRGVRATRRTARRLG
- a CDS encoding ABC transporter permease, encoding MSVPLAVPPAASADPGPLRRLRVLGARVGAMCLVELQKLRRDQTELLTRAIQPALWLLIFGETFTRLRAIPTGSTPYLDFLAPGILAQSALFIAIFYGIQIIWERDAGVLAKLLVTPTPRAALVAGKAFAAGVRALVQALMVLILAAILGVGLTANPLKLLAMAVVLVLGSAFFCCLSIVIAGIVLSRERLMGIGQAITMPLFFGSNALYPVDLMPSWLKVLSHVNPLSYQVDALRGLLIGTPAHLGTDFAVLAVATAAAVSVASALLGRLAR
- a CDS encoding NAD(P)-dependent alcohol dehydrogenase, which translates into the protein MPEPRRGEVLVRVRAVSLNYRDLLILNGDHIATGAEDLIPVSDAAGEVVAVGEEVTRFAGGDRVINAFHPDWIAGRMPATLIGYGNGRDGWLAEYRAVPEHALVALPDSLTFAQGATLPCAAVTAWRSLDGVRPGDVVLTLGTGGVSLFAVQLAKARGARVVATTSSADKAAKLAGLGADTVIDYVATPEWGKAVLDATGGRGADRIVEVGGPGTFAQSLVAAGTHHAEIALVGFVGRSGPPVDFMDLFRSGATVRKIWVGSREDTEDLLRWLDVRPLEPVIDSVHSFEDAGAAFERFASRENFGKVVIATA
- a CDS encoding transglycosylase domain-containing protein, producing MPNVEFVKRRGGVVPFAGLCVLAGILAAGTVAPAAIGAGLLSNQVSDSVDAISARLAAADLPLTTTVTDRDGTPIATLYAQYRLPVTAAGIATTMKAAIIAVEDRRFYTEGGVDLQGMLRAAVNDSSGGALQGASTITQQDVKNFLINVVDRNDPAAQQADREDSIARKLREAKMAVQLNDTMSKDDILANYLNVVEFSGTVYGVGAAAEAYFGTTADKLTVPQAALLAGMVNNPGVYNPYTHPDKALQRRNLVIDDMVTNGSIPASYAATAKAAPLGLLPNGPVTPSGTCLGAAPDAGFFCAYAESYLVHAGFTADGLATGGYTIKTTLDPRVSQVTKDAVDANVPTTQDGVANTFAVVRPGQDGHQVLAMVANRNYGTDPARGETSTDIVADASNEFGAGSSFKIFTSAAALVTGQAGLDTPLPNPDSQCFPVPDAHSSCYTVHNDGHYADPITLADGLATSPNVAFVGLESQVGMPAVLDMAYKLGLRTTLATNDAGRTPDPKSGNPQYSEPQSQYFRNLLSFTLGNSPVSPLEMANVSATLMSGGVWCPPNPILSVTDRNGNAVPVAQQACERVIPEGVADTLEAGLSKDTTSGTSAEAARAAGWTRPDIGKTGTTQLSESVAFVGGVDGYAVSSMVFADGPHPREICPGTPVHLGDCGHGAFGGTVAAPPYFHAMNRLLAGVPDQPIPAADPAYLAARS
- a CDS encoding zinc-ribbon domain-containing protein; amino-acid sequence: MLIWGWRTRIYVLAMTTFLCGRCGNPASHAVRKAVTKFTLFFIPLFPISVKYTAQCTFCGIENRIPKEDALRLQAQEEQGQARQQAAPGYPPHPSQGGAPQAGFPQHPSQPQGFPQPGPQAPQGQFPQQGQ
- a CDS encoding MarR family transcriptional regulator, with the protein product MTELADRLLGAVQGIRRVVRRRVRADVPGMPLPGAQAELLRVVADHPGIGVAAAARELHLANNSVSTLVNQLADAGLLRREADPADRRAARLEVTAAAADRMAAWRRARTGLVADALAKLSEEDTAAIGQALPALERLMGILKEQP